In one Bdellovibrionota bacterium genomic region, the following are encoded:
- a CDS encoding gamma carbonic anhydrase family protein, with protein MATIMTVRGFTPKIGENCFLAPNATVVGDVVLGSDVSIWFNAILRGDVHHIRIGDKTNIQDGTMIHGTFNKCGTTIGKGVTVGHNVILHGCEIGDRCLIGMGTTIMDKAKVAARCIVGAGSLITEEANFDQEGMLILGRPAKAVRPLKPDELAFLEKSEQNYILYKSWYAEASQQTGKGI; from the coding sequence ATGGCGACAATTATGACGGTAAGAGGATTCACGCCAAAAATTGGCGAAAATTGTTTCTTGGCTCCCAATGCTACGGTTGTGGGTGATGTGGTTCTGGGTAGTGATGTTTCAATTTGGTTTAACGCTATTTTAAGAGGCGATGTTCATCACATTAGAATTGGCGATAAAACAAATATTCAAGACGGCACCATGATTCATGGAACTTTTAATAAGTGCGGAACTACAATTGGAAAAGGTGTCACGGTCGGACACAATGTGATTCTTCATGGTTGTGAGATCGGTGATAGATGTTTAATCGGTATGGGTACAACGATCATGGATAAGGCTAAAGTTGCGGCAAGATGTATCGTTGGCGCTGGAAGCTTGATCACAGAAGAAGCAAACTTTGATCAAGAAGGGATGTTGATTTTAGGTCGCCCGGCAAAAGCGGTAAGACCACTAAAGCCTGATGAATTGGCATTCCTAGAAAAATCAGAACAAAATTATATTTTATATAAATCATGGTATGCAGAAGCAAGCCAACAAACAGGAAAGGGTATTTGA